The following are encoded in a window of SAR202 cluster bacterium genomic DNA:
- the hisD gene encoding histidinol dehydrogenase has protein sequence MKLRVVRGLEEGKKALARKGTLDLSRITDRVKERSREVFGEALGPEEAVRRILDDVRSGGDEAVRHYSRLLDKTELDSLEVSKDEISWALEQTDKELLTSLRLAAQRIRDYHESAMPKGWMDVERGLGERLVPLERAGLYAPGGTAAYPSTVLMSAVPARVAGVKEVILCSPTTSPVVLAASSVAGVDRVFRIGGAQAVGAMAYGTASVPKVDIICGPGNIFVTLAKKMVYGDVGIDGLYGPTETVIVADRSAKANHCAADLLAQAEHDSMASPIFITDSLALVAEVEAELSKQAASLERRQIAESAVSNGGCLALVEDLDEAIELANYVAPEHMCLVVEEPWKWAGKVRNAGGLFLGHWSPEVAGDYIAGPSHVMPTGGTARFSSALGVRQFLRTMPVVALREEDMDGIAEAAARMARAEGLTAHARAMEMRIRDTRGRITPKAKDS, from the coding sequence ATGAAGCTTAGGGTAGTGCGAGGGCTGGAGGAGGGGAAAAAGGCCCTGGCGCGAAAAGGGACGCTAGACCTATCTCGTATTACTGACAGGGTGAAGGAGCGGAGCAGGGAGGTCTTCGGCGAGGCGTTGGGGCCGGAGGAGGCAGTGCGGCGGATACTGGACGACGTGCGGAGTGGTGGGGACGAGGCGGTGCGTCACTACAGCCGGCTGCTGGACAAGACTGAACTGGACTCGCTGGAGGTATCGAAGGACGAGATTTCATGGGCGTTGGAGCAGACGGATAAAGAACTGCTGACGTCTCTGAGGCTGGCGGCGCAGCGGATTCGCGATTATCACGAGTCGGCCATGCCTAAGGGATGGATGGACGTAGAGCGGGGACTGGGGGAGCGGTTGGTGCCGCTGGAGCGGGCGGGGCTGTACGCGCCGGGCGGGACGGCGGCATATCCATCGACGGTGTTGATGAGCGCGGTGCCGGCGCGAGTGGCGGGCGTGAAAGAGGTTATATTGTGCAGCCCGACCACCAGCCCTGTGGTGCTGGCAGCGTCGTCGGTGGCAGGGGTGGACAGGGTATTTCGAATCGGGGGGGCGCAGGCGGTCGGGGCCATGGCCTACGGGACGGCGTCGGTGCCGAAAGTTGACATAATCTGCGGCCCTGGGAACATTTTTGTGACCCTGGCGAAAAAGATGGTATATGGGGACGTGGGCATCGATGGGCTGTACGGACCGACGGAGACCGTTATAGTGGCCGACAGGTCGGCAAAGGCTAACCACTGCGCGGCGGACCTGCTGGCGCAGGCGGAGCACGACTCGATGGCGTCGCCTATATTTATTACGGACTCGCTGGCGTTGGTGGCGGAGGTGGAGGCGGAGCTGTCGAAGCAGGCGGCGTCGCTGGAGCGTCGGCAGATAGCCGAGTCGGCGGTGAGCAACGGCGGGTGCCTGGCGCTGGTGGAGGATTTAGACGAGGCTATAGAATTGGCGAACTACGTTGCGCCAGAGCATATGTGCCTGGTGGTGGAGGAGCCGTGGAAGTGGGCGGGGAAGGTGCGGAACGCCGGCGGGCTGTTCCTGGGGCACTGGTCGCCGGAGGTGGCGGGGGACTACATTGCGGGGCCGAGCCACGTAATGCCGACGGGTGGGACGGCGCGGTTCTCGTCGGCGCTGGGGGTGCGGCAGTTCCTGCGCACTATGCCGGTGGTGGCGCTTCGAGAAGAGGACATGGACGGCATCGCCGAGGCGGCGGCGCGGATGGCGCGGGCGGAGGGGCTGACGGCGCACGCGCGGGCGATGGAGATGAGAATTAGAGATACCAGGGGACGAATAACGCCCAAGGCAAAGGATTCATAA
- the hisC gene encoding histidinol-phosphate transaminase encodes MNKKVNVKGMVQPHLQTPKGYDGIRSLEAMAADAGIPPDKIIRLNGNENSYGPSPKVAKALASYGNYNRYPDPQQREIKKALAVYTGSPEERIVAGNGSDEMIDLVMRLFVGPGDNIIEPVPTFGMYRFSARLIPAEVISVKRDKNFELDVEAIALAKNKKTKIIFIAHPNNPTGNAPSESQIRALLEMGVIVVVDEAYYEYCGQSFIGLLDEYPNLIIFRTFSKWAGLAGLRVGMGVMDPEIAKLMMTIKPPYNMNVAAEVALKASLEDKELLMSRITPVIKERERMFDLIKKIPGVTPIPSQANFMMVRLPKGRGVEIYQSLARKGVFVRYYQDGDMADCLRVSVGQGWETDGFVKALREAVAGK; translated from the coding sequence ATGAACAAAAAGGTCAACGTCAAGGGTATGGTGCAGCCGCATCTTCAGACGCCCAAGGGGTACGACGGGATACGGTCGCTGGAGGCTATGGCCGCCGACGCCGGCATACCGCCGGACAAGATTATTCGACTGAACGGCAACGAGAACTCCTACGGGCCGTCGCCGAAGGTGGCGAAAGCACTGGCCAGCTACGGCAACTACAATCGATACCCCGACCCGCAGCAACGGGAGATAAAGAAGGCGCTGGCGGTGTACACAGGCTCACCGGAGGAGCGCATCGTCGCGGGGAACGGCAGCGACGAGATGATCGATTTGGTGATGCGATTATTCGTTGGCCCAGGCGACAACATCATCGAGCCGGTGCCGACCTTTGGCATGTATCGGTTCTCGGCGCGATTGATACCGGCAGAGGTTATATCGGTGAAGCGGGACAAGAACTTTGAGCTAGATGTAGAGGCCATTGCGTTAGCCAAGAACAAGAAGACTAAGATTATATTCATCGCGCATCCCAACAATCCGACGGGGAACGCGCCCAGCGAGTCGCAGATACGGGCGCTGCTGGAGATGGGGGTTATTGTGGTGGTGGATGAGGCGTACTACGAGTACTGCGGACAGAGCTTCATCGGCCTACTGGACGAGTACCCCAACCTGATTATTTTCAGGACCTTCAGTAAGTGGGCGGGGCTGGCGGGGCTGCGGGTGGGCATGGGGGTCATGGACCCGGAGATAGCCAAGCTGATGATGACCATCAAGCCGCCGTACAACATGAATGTGGCGGCGGAGGTGGCGCTGAAGGCGTCGCTGGAGGACAAGGAACTGCTGATGAGCCGCATCACGCCCGTTATCAAAGAGCGGGAGCGGATGTTCGATTTGATAAAGAAGATACCCGGGGTGACGCCGATACCGTCGCAGGCCAACTTCATGATGGTGCGGCTGCCCAAGGGCCGGGGCGTCGAGATATACCAGTCGCTGGCGAGGAAGGGCGTGTTCGTGCGCTACTACCAGGACGGTGACATGGCGGACTGCCTGCGGGTGAGCGTGGGGCAGGGGTGGGAGACGGACGGGTTCGTGAAGGCGCTTCGAGAGGCGGTGGCGGGGAAGTGA
- a CDS encoding zinc dependent phospholipase C family protein, with protein MPNLATHFNFALRTLEALQDPMVEAHKGSFLLGCTTPDIRAVTKWKRDYTHFTPLEVEGVGDGTAGMFIANPRLKEAMRRSPATRAFIAGYISHLTTDETWITHVYQPHFGNREEFPSEVEANVSDRALQLDLDRQAWEEVLSIESVLDMLNGSDDGVSIGFIDSPTLAQWRAWVVDFGRRPFSWGRLSFLVRRMYKEDQEAQMVVESFLSGLYTNLNRVYSRVPKKRIKEFNEKSVSESVRLIKENLGEAPLA; from the coding sequence ATGCCTAATTTAGCTACACATTTCAACTTTGCGTTACGCACTCTGGAGGCGCTGCAGGACCCGATGGTGGAGGCGCACAAGGGGAGTTTCTTGCTGGGGTGCACCACGCCGGACATTCGCGCGGTGACTAAATGGAAGCGCGACTATACGCACTTCACGCCTTTGGAAGTGGAAGGTGTGGGCGACGGCACAGCGGGGATGTTTATCGCCAACCCGAGGCTGAAGGAGGCGATGCGTCGTAGCCCGGCGACTCGCGCGTTTATCGCGGGGTATATCAGCCACCTGACGACGGACGAGACGTGGATTACGCATGTGTACCAGCCGCACTTCGGAAATCGGGAGGAGTTCCCCAGCGAAGTCGAGGCCAACGTTTCGGACAGGGCGCTGCAGTTGGACCTGGACAGGCAGGCGTGGGAAGAGGTGCTGAGTATAGAGTCGGTGTTGGATATGCTGAACGGGTCGGATGATGGAGTGAGCATCGGGTTCATCGACTCGCCAACGCTGGCCCAGTGGCGGGCGTGGGTAGTCGATTTTGGGCGGAGGCCGTTTTCGTGGGGCAGGCTGTCGTTCCTGGTGCGTCGCATGTACAAAGAGGACCAGGAGGCGCAGATGGTGGTGGAGAGCTTCCTATCGGGCCTCTACACCAACTTGAATCGAGTGTATAGCCGGGTGCCGAAGAAGCGTATAAAGGAGTTCAACGAGAAGTCCGTGAGCGAGTCAGTGCGGCTGATCAAGGAGAACCTGGGTGAGGCACCACTTGCTTAA
- the hisG gene encoding ATP phosphoribosyltransferase, with the protein MSYNGSNGLRLILPSDGALDEPSRDFMKACSLSVKRPSSRRYTGFIPTIKGATVLFQRAADVTSKIEEASADLGITGLDRYLEYHREGGDAILIMEDLGFGQCDLVLAVPNAWLDVTSMSDLADVALEFRQQGRPLRIATKFHRLVRRFLLEHGINHFNLIMTSGAIEAAPAAGFADLIADLTASGETLRENRLRPLEDGTVLSAQACLVGNRATLRKNSQALRQTRAILEMMEGYLQSRGYYRLSANLRAKSAEDVASKILTKRELAGFRGPTVSRVYNVDGEGWHTVNLVISRERMLEVTDHLRSVGATDISVSPLGYMFKEQCAAYEALLRKLGV; encoded by the coding sequence ATGAGCTATAACGGAAGCAACGGATTGCGGCTTATCCTGCCCAGCGACGGCGCGCTGGACGAGCCATCGCGCGATTTTATGAAGGCGTGCAGCCTGTCGGTGAAGCGGCCAAGCTCGCGTAGATATACAGGTTTTATTCCAACGATAAAGGGCGCGACGGTGCTGTTCCAGCGGGCGGCGGACGTGACGTCGAAAATTGAGGAGGCCAGCGCTGACCTGGGTATTACGGGGCTGGACAGGTATTTGGAGTACCATCGGGAGGGCGGGGACGCCATCCTGATTATGGAGGACCTAGGGTTCGGGCAGTGTGACCTGGTGCTGGCGGTGCCCAACGCATGGCTGGACGTGACATCGATGAGCGATCTGGCGGACGTGGCGCTGGAGTTTCGGCAGCAGGGCCGGCCATTGAGAATCGCGACTAAATTTCATCGGCTGGTGAGGCGGTTCTTGCTGGAACACGGCATCAACCACTTCAACCTTATCATGACCAGCGGGGCCATCGAGGCGGCGCCGGCGGCGGGCTTCGCCGACCTCATCGCCGACCTGACGGCCAGCGGGGAGACGCTGCGAGAGAACCGGCTGCGGCCGTTGGAGGACGGGACGGTGCTGTCGGCGCAGGCGTGCCTGGTGGGGAACCGGGCGACGCTGCGAAAGAACTCGCAGGCGCTGCGGCAGACTCGAGCGATCCTGGAGATGATGGAGGGGTATCTGCAATCGAGGGGGTACTACCGGCTGTCGGCTAACTTGAGGGCGAAATCGGCGGAGGACGTGGCGTCGAAGATACTGACGAAGCGGGAGCTGGCAGGTTTTCGAGGGCCGACGGTGTCGCGAGTGTATAATGTGGACGGCGAGGGGTGGCACACCGTGAACCTGGTGATATCCAGGGAGCGGATGTTGGAGGTGACGGACCACCTGCGGAGCGTGGGGGCGACGGATATATCGGTGTCGCCGCTGGGGTATATGTTCAAGGAGCAGTGCGCGGCGTACGAGGCGCTGCTGAGGAAGCTGGGGGTGTAG
- a CDS encoding histidine--tRNA ligase family protein, translating to MEKLRKLPGMRDMPQESWAALNEAQAKLTRLFAKRGYALMETPILEPTELFFRKGGGEMASQMYSFTDPGGNQVSLRPEYTSSIVRSLIERERMPKLPVRVQYAGPVFRYSDDSKAYRQFNQAGVELIGSGEPEADSEVLGLACQGLASMGVGKVRLVLGDLSLFNALLESQKLSERARVFVLSQVGLLREGGKGLEAAMERARRFRLLGNGKTVLKELDPSTTSEYGLRSGLAALGPLPEGLSEAPSKALISSLLQREEPGALGQRQPDEISERLMRKLQGGEDPKRLEKALELSSKLAGIRGEPGKALKQARVLFSSNKLPMESVERLELVMSLVEKEELGGAEVTLDLGLARGIAYYTGIVFEIMDSKGEASLGGGGRYDGLARAMGGSRDLAALGFAYTLDRVLERAGV from the coding sequence ATGGAAAAATTACGGAAACTGCCTGGGATGCGGGACATGCCGCAGGAGTCGTGGGCGGCGCTGAATGAGGCCCAGGCCAAGCTGACACGCCTTTTTGCCAAGCGCGGGTACGCGCTGATGGAGACGCCCATTTTGGAGCCGACGGAGCTGTTCTTTAGGAAGGGCGGCGGGGAGATGGCGTCGCAGATGTACTCGTTTACGGACCCGGGGGGCAACCAGGTCAGCCTGCGGCCGGAGTACACGTCGTCGATAGTGCGTTCGCTCATTGAGAGGGAGCGAATGCCGAAGCTGCCGGTGCGGGTGCAGTACGCTGGGCCGGTGTTTCGATACAGCGACGATTCGAAGGCATATCGACAGTTCAACCAGGCAGGGGTGGAGCTTATCGGGTCAGGGGAGCCGGAGGCGGACAGCGAGGTGCTGGGGCTGGCGTGCCAAGGGCTGGCGTCGATGGGCGTGGGGAAGGTGCGGCTGGTATTGGGGGACCTGTCGTTATTCAACGCGCTGCTGGAGAGCCAGAAGTTGAGCGAGCGGGCGCGAGTATTTGTATTGAGCCAGGTGGGGCTGCTTAGGGAGGGCGGCAAGGGGCTGGAGGCGGCGATGGAGCGGGCGAGGAGATTTCGGTTGTTGGGGAACGGTAAGACGGTGTTAAAGGAATTAGATCCTTCGACTACGTCCGAGTACGGACTTCGCTCAGGACTCGCTGCGCTCGGCCCGCTCCCCGAGGGACTGTCGGAAGCGCCGTCTAAGGCGTTGATCAGCAGCCTGCTACAGCGGGAGGAACCGGGGGCGCTGGGGCAGCGGCAGCCGGACGAGATATCGGAGCGGCTGATGCGGAAGCTGCAAGGAGGGGAGGACCCGAAGCGGCTGGAGAAGGCGTTGGAGCTTTCGTCGAAGCTGGCGGGGATTCGAGGGGAGCCGGGGAAGGCGTTGAAGCAGGCCAGGGTGCTGTTTTCGTCAAACAAGCTGCCGATGGAATCGGTGGAGCGGCTGGAGTTGGTGATGTCGCTGGTGGAGAAGGAGGAGCTGGGTGGCGCCGAGGTTACGCTTGATTTAGGTCTGGCGCGGGGTATCGCGTATTACACGGGGATTGTATTTGAGATTATGGACTCGAAGGGCGAAGCCTCTTTGGGCGGAGGCGGGCGGTACGACGGGCTGGCGAGGGCGATGGGTGGCAGTCGGGACCTGGCGGCGCTGGGGTTTGCCTACACGCTGGACAGGGTGCTGGAGAGGGCTGGGGTATGA